A window of uncultured Litoreibacter sp. contains these coding sequences:
- a CDS encoding murein transglycosylase A: MSDPAPAAPTYEILTFDQLDGWAEDDHQAALDVFLETCADIDDPEWGSLCALATSQPNARTFFELFFRPVVINGEQPALFTGYYEPELKGSRFRGGQYQYPLYRKPPEIRPGTSWFTREEIEDQGLLNGRGLEIVYINDPVDVFFLQVQGSGRVALEEGGAIRVGYGGKNGRNYSSIGKELVRRGVYDAHQVSAQRIKQWVRNNPIEGRQLLQHNDSFVFFREVSEVPADKGPLGAMNRSITPMRSIAVDPAFTKLGAPVWIEKAGRDPLKRLMIAQDTGSAIKGAQRADIYYGTGAQAGAAAGTIKDKGRLVVLMPIQTAYVLAPGG, from the coding sequence ATGTCTGACCCCGCCCCCGCAGCGCCCACTTACGAAATATTGACCTTCGACCAGCTGGATGGCTGGGCGGAGGATGACCACCAGGCAGCGCTTGACGTGTTCCTTGAAACCTGCGCCGACATTGACGACCCCGAGTGGGGCTCGCTTTGCGCGCTTGCCACCAGCCAGCCCAACGCCCGCACCTTTTTCGAACTGTTCTTCCGCCCCGTGGTCATCAATGGCGAGCAGCCCGCGCTGTTCACCGGCTATTACGAGCCGGAGCTGAAAGGCTCCCGCTTTCGGGGTGGGCAGTACCAATACCCGCTCTACCGCAAGCCGCCCGAAATCCGGCCCGGAACCTCGTGGTTCACCCGCGAGGAGATCGAGGATCAGGGCCTTCTGAACGGGCGCGGCCTTGAGATTGTCTATATCAACGACCCGGTTGATGTGTTCTTCCTGCAGGTGCAGGGATCCGGCCGTGTCGCGTTGGAGGAAGGCGGGGCCATCCGCGTGGGCTACGGCGGCAAGAATGGGCGCAATTACAGCTCGATCGGGAAGGAGCTGGTCAGACGTGGCGTCTACGACGCGCATCAGGTTTCTGCCCAGCGCATCAAACAATGGGTGCGCAACAACCCCATCGAGGGCCGACAGCTGCTGCAACACAACGACAGCTTCGTGTTTTTCCGGGAGGTCTCGGAAGTGCCCGCCGACAAAGGGCCGCTCGGTGCAATGAACAGGTCCATCACGCCGATGCGGTCCATTGCGGTGGACCCAGCGTTCACCAAACTTGGCGCGCCGGTCTGGATTGAAAAGGCAGGGCGCGACCCGCTGAAACGTTTGATGATCGCACAAGACACCGGCTCTGCCATCAAGGGGGCGCAGCGGGCCGATATCTATTATGGCACCGGGGCGCAGGCTGGTGCGGCCGCGGGCACCATCAAGGACAAAGGCCGTCTTGTGGTGCTGATGCCGATCCAGACCGCTTACGTCTTGGCGCCGGGTGGCTAA
- the infB gene encoding translation initiation factor IF-2 → MSDTDGKKPLGLKGARPGQVKQSFSHGRTKNVVVETKRKRVVVPKPGAANAPAPNASPRAGDPSKRPAGISDAEMDRRMKALQAAKEQEAADAERRAAEEKEQAERRERRRAEAEAKEREEKEREDALKAKAEEDARKLREAEEAKAPKPAAAAVAAPGEPAVAPSGPRGGGKAAPTPERRDRDRDNKGGKGRADDGRRSGKLTLNQALRGGEGGRQKSMAAMKRKQERARQKAMGGSVEREKVIRDVQLPEAIVVSELANRMSERVADVVKALMTNGMMVTQTQTIDADTAELIIEEFGHKVVRVSDSDVEDVIAQVEDDDKDLQGRPPVITVMGHVDHGKTSVLDAIRNARVVAGEAGGITQHIGAYQVEQNGQTLTFLDTPGHAAFTSMRARGAQVTDIVVLVVAADDAVMPQTIEAIAHAKAAEVPMIVAINKIDLPAANPDKVRTDLLQHEVIVEKMSGEVQDVEVSAISGQGLDELLEAIALQSEILELKANPDRAATGAVIEAQLDVGRGPVATVLVQTGTLKQGDIFVVGEQWGRVRAMENDQGKRVKEAGPSVPVEVLGLNGTPEAGDVLNVVDTEAQAREIAEYREKAAKDKRAAAGAATTLEQLMATAKADENVSEMPIVVKADVQGSAEAIVQAMEKIGNDEVRVRVLHSGVGAITESDIGLAEASGAPVFGFNVRANAPARNSANQKGIEIRYYSVIYDLVDDVKQAASGLLSAEIKETFIGYAAIKEVFKVTGVGRVAGCLVTEGVARRSAGVRLLRDNVVIHEGTLKTLKRFKDEVPEVISGQECGMAFENYEDIRPDDVIEIFTREEVERNLT, encoded by the coding sequence ATGAGCGATACAGACGGTAAAAAACCTCTCGGCCTGAAAGGCGCACGTCCCGGTCAGGTGAAGCAAAGCTTCAGCCACGGGCGCACCAAGAACGTGGTCGTGGAAACCAAACGCAAACGCGTTGTGGTGCCCAAGCCCGGTGCCGCAAACGCGCCTGCGCCAAACGCATCTCCGCGCGCGGGCGATCCGTCTAAGCGCCCTGCAGGCATTTCCGATGCGGAAATGGATCGCCGGATGAAGGCGCTGCAGGCCGCCAAGGAACAGGAAGCCGCAGACGCGGAACGCCGCGCCGCCGAGGAAAAAGAACAGGCCGAACGCCGCGAACGCCGCCGCGCCGAGGCTGAGGCCAAGGAACGCGAAGAGAAAGAGCGCGAAGACGCGCTTAAGGCAAAAGCCGAAGAAGACGCCCGCAAACTGCGTGAAGCCGAAGAAGCCAAAGCACCGAAGCCCGCCGCTGCGGCGGTCGCAGCACCGGGTGAACCCGCTGTGGCCCCATCCGGCCCACGCGGCGGCGGCAAAGCTGCGCCAACACCGGAACGCCGTGACCGTGACCGCGACAACAAGGGCGGCAAAGGCCGCGCTGATGATGGCCGCCGGTCGGGCAAACTGACCCTGAACCAGGCGCTGCGTGGCGGCGAAGGCGGGCGTCAGAAATCCATGGCCGCAATGAAGCGCAAGCAAGAACGTGCGCGTCAAAAAGCCATGGGTGGCTCGGTCGAGCGTGAAAAGGTGATCCGCGACGTGCAACTGCCCGAAGCCATTGTGGTGTCCGAGCTGGCAAACCGTATGTCCGAACGCGTCGCCGACGTTGTCAAAGCACTGATGACCAACGGCATGATGGTGACCCAAACGCAGACCATCGACGCCGACACCGCCGAGCTGATCATCGAAGAATTTGGCCACAAGGTGGTCCGTGTCTCTGACTCTGACGTCGAAGACGTGATCGCCCAGGTCGAAGACGACGACAAAGACCTGCAAGGTCGCCCGCCTGTCATCACCGTGATGGGCCACGTGGACCACGGCAAAACCTCCGTGCTTGACGCGATCCGCAATGCGCGTGTTGTGGCTGGCGAAGCCGGCGGCATCACGCAGCATATCGGCGCGTATCAGGTCGAACAAAACGGTCAGACGCTGACCTTCCTCGACACACCCGGCCACGCCGCATTCACCTCTATGCGGGCCCGTGGCGCGCAAGTGACCGACATCGTTGTTTTGGTGGTTGCCGCCGACGATGCCGTCATGCCGCAAACGATCGAGGCGATTGCCCACGCGAAAGCGGCCGAAGTGCCGATGATCGTCGCAATCAACAAGATCGACCTGCCTGCCGCAAACCCGGACAAAGTCCGCACCGACCTGCTGCAGCACGAAGTCATCGTCGAGAAGATGTCTGGTGAGGTTCAGGACGTCGAGGTGTCCGCCATTTCCGGCCAGGGCTTGGACGAGCTGTTGGAAGCGATCGCGCTGCAATCGGAGATCCTGGAACTCAAAGCCAACCCCGACCGCGCCGCCACCGGCGCCGTGATCGAGGCACAGCTTGATGTGGGCCGCGGTCCTGTCGCAACAGTGCTGGTGCAAACCGGTACGCTGAAGCAAGGCGACATCTTCGTTGTCGGCGAACAATGGGGCCGTGTGCGCGCCATGGAAAACGACCAGGGCAAGCGCGTCAAAGAAGCTGGTCCTTCGGTCCCTGTCGAGGTCTTGGGCCTCAACGGCACACCCGAAGCAGGCGACGTGCTGAACGTGGTCGACACTGAAGCGCAGGCGCGCGAAATCGCCGAATACCGCGAAAAAGCCGCCAAGGACAAACGCGCCGCCGCCGGTGCTGCCACCACGCTGGAACAGCTGATGGCCACCGCCAAGGCCGACGAAAATGTTTCGGAAATGCCCATCGTGGTCAAAGCCGACGTACAAGGCTCTGCCGAGGCGATCGTGCAAGCCATGGAAAAAATCGGCAATGATGAAGTCCGCGTCCGTGTCCTGCACTCCGGTGTTGGCGCGATCACGGAAAGCGATATCGGCCTGGCTGAGGCCTCCGGCGCGCCGGTCTTCGGCTTCAACGTTCGGGCCAATGCGCCTGCACGTAACTCCGCCAACCAGAAGGGTATCGAGATTCGCTACTACTCGGTCATCTACGATCTGGTTGACGATGTGAAACAGGCCGCGTCCGGCCTGCTCAGCGCCGAGATCAAGGAAACCTTCATCGGCTACGCCGCGATCAAGGAGGTCTTCAAAGTCACCGGCGTCGGTCGTGTTGCTGGTTGCCTTGTCACCGAAGGCGTCGCGCGTCGTTCCGCGGGCGTCCGCCTACTGCGCGACAATGTGGTGATCCACGAAGGCACCTTGAAAACCCTGAAACGCTTCAAAGACGAAGTGCCCGAGGTCATCTCCGGTCAGGAATGCGGCATGGCGTTCGAAAACTACGAGGACATCCGCCCCGACGATGTGATCGAAATCTTCACCCGCGAAGAAGTCGAACGGAACCTCACCTAA
- the hslU gene encoding ATP-dependent protease ATPase subunit HslU codes for MTDLTPREIVSELDRFIIGQKDAKRAVAVALRNRWRRKQLGDDLRDEVYPKNILMIGPTGVGKTEISRRLAKLARAPFLKVEATKFTEVGYVGRDVEQIIRDLVDAAIVMTREHMREDVKSTAHEAAETRVIEALAGEGAREQTRDMFRKKLRDGLLDDKEIELELADTSNPFGAMEIPGQPNMGGGGMMNLGEIFGKMGGRTKKVKTTVKESYGLLIADEADKLLDDEKVKLAAIEAVEQNGIVFLDEIDKVCARTDAKGGDVSREGVQRDLLPLIEGTTVSTKHGPVKTDHVLFIASGAFHIAKPSDLLPELQGRLPIRVELRALTEDDFVRILTETDNALTLQYTALMKTEEVVVSFTPDGIKALAKIAAEVNQSVENIGARRLYTVIERVFEELSFTAPDRAGEEIVVDAKFVETNLGELSRSADVSRYVL; via the coding sequence GTGACAGACCTGACCCCGCGCGAAATCGTCTCTGAATTGGACCGTTTCATCATCGGCCAGAAAGACGCCAAACGCGCCGTTGCCGTGGCGCTCCGCAACCGGTGGCGGCGCAAACAGCTGGGCGATGACCTGCGCGATGAGGTCTACCCCAAGAACATCCTGATGATCGGGCCCACGGGCGTCGGCAAAACCGAAATTTCCCGCCGTCTGGCCAAACTCGCCCGCGCGCCGTTCCTGAAGGTCGAGGCCACCAAATTCACCGAGGTCGGATATGTCGGCCGCGACGTGGAACAGATCATCCGCGATCTGGTGGACGCCGCCATCGTGATGACCCGCGAACACATGCGCGAGGACGTGAAATCGACGGCGCACGAGGCTGCAGAGACCCGCGTGATCGAAGCCCTCGCCGGCGAAGGCGCCCGTGAACAAACGCGCGACATGTTCCGCAAGAAGCTGCGCGACGGCCTGCTGGACGACAAAGAGATCGAGCTGGAATTGGCCGACACCTCCAACCCCTTCGGCGCAATGGAAATCCCCGGCCAGCCCAATATGGGCGGCGGCGGGATGATGAACCTGGGCGAGATTTTTGGTAAAATGGGTGGCCGCACCAAGAAGGTGAAGACCACTGTCAAAGAAAGCTACGGCCTGCTGATCGCCGATGAGGCAGACAAGCTGCTGGACGACGAAAAGGTGAAGCTTGCCGCAATTGAGGCCGTTGAGCAAAACGGGATCGTGTTCCTCGATGAGATCGACAAGGTCTGCGCCCGCACCGATGCCAAGGGCGGCGATGTCTCGCGTGAGGGGGTGCAGCGCGATCTGCTGCCTCTGATCGAGGGAACGACGGTGTCCACGAAACACGGCCCTGTCAAAACCGACCACGTGCTGTTCATCGCCTCCGGCGCGTTTCATATCGCCAAGCCGTCCGACCTGCTGCCGGAACTACAGGGCCGCCTGCCAATCCGGGTGGAACTCAGAGCGCTGACGGAGGACGATTTTGTGCGCATCCTGACGGAGACAGACAACGCGCTGACGCTGCAATACACCGCCCTGATGAAGACGGAGGAGGTCGTGGTCTCCTTCACCCCCGACGGGATCAAGGCGCTTGCCAAGATCGCGGCGGAGGTCAACCAATCCGTGGAAAACATCGGGGCGCGCAGGCTCTACACTGTGATCGAGCGTGTCTTCGAGGAACTGTCCTTCACAGCCCCCGACCGCGCGGGGGAAGAGATTGTGGTCGACGCCAAGTTTGTCGAAACCAATCTGGGCGAGCTTAGCCGATCAGCTGACGTCAGCCGCTACGTTTTGTAG
- the hslV gene encoding ATP-dependent protease subunit HslV, producing MAKEEFPGWHGTTIIGVRKGGKVVIAGDGQVSLGQTVIKGTAKKVRRLSPGGMDVVAGFAGSTADAFTLLERLEAKLEATPGQLARAAVELAKDWRMDKYLKNLEAMLIVTDGKDLFVITGAGDVLEPEHDVAAIGSGGNFALAAARALMSSDKDAETVARDAMAIAADICVYTNGNLTVETIDG from the coding sequence ATGGCCAAAGAAGAATTCCCCGGCTGGCACGGCACCACCATCATCGGTGTGCGCAAAGGCGGCAAAGTGGTTATTGCGGGCGACGGTCAGGTCAGCCTCGGCCAAACCGTCATCAAAGGCACCGCCAAGAAGGTCCGCCGCCTGTCACCCGGAGGGATGGATGTGGTCGCGGGCTTTGCAGGATCCACGGCGGACGCTTTCACCCTTCTCGAACGGCTTGAGGCCAAGCTCGAGGCCACACCCGGCCAACTGGCCCGCGCCGCGGTCGAACTTGCCAAAGACTGGCGCATGGACAAATACCTCAAGAACCTTGAGGCGATGCTCATCGTCACTGACGGCAAGGACCTGTTCGTGATCACTGGCGCGGGCGACGTGCTGGAGCCTGAACATGACGTCGCCGCCATCGGCTCTGGCGGGAATTTCGCCCTCGCCGCCGCGCGTGCGCTCATGTCTTCCGACAAGGACGCAGAAACTGTGGCCCGCGACGCCATGGCCATTGCAGCCGATATTTGCGTCTACACCAACGGCAACCTGACGGTGGAAACCATCGATGGCTGA
- the coaE gene encoding dephospho-CoA kinase (Dephospho-CoA kinase (CoaE) performs the final step in coenzyme A biosynthesis.), protein MIKGPILIGLTGSIGMGKSTTAKMFADHGFPVWDADAAVGRLYSKGGAAVHPLGALVPTAMVDGAISKPALKDAIASSPNLLLEIEGIVHPLVKQDRRDFAAAHQDAEMIVFDVPLLFETGAHKKVDHVVVVSTTPENQRARVLARGTMDEPTFNMIMRKQTPDAEKRAQADTVIDTETLDGVAAQVQALVEQLRADHA, encoded by the coding sequence GTGATCAAGGGACCAATTCTTATCGGGCTGACCGGCTCCATCGGCATGGGCAAATCCACGACCGCCAAGATGTTCGCAGATCATGGCTTTCCGGTCTGGGATGCGGACGCGGCTGTCGGGCGGCTCTATTCCAAAGGCGGGGCGGCGGTGCACCCGTTGGGTGCGTTGGTACCTACCGCCATGGTCGACGGCGCGATCAGCAAGCCCGCGCTGAAAGACGCAATTGCGTCCTCCCCCAATTTGTTGCTGGAAATCGAAGGCATCGTGCACCCTTTGGTCAAACAGGACCGCCGCGATTTCGCCGCGGCACATCAAGACGCGGAAATGATCGTTTTCGACGTACCCCTTCTGTTTGAAACCGGCGCGCATAAGAAGGTGGACCATGTGGTTGTCGTTTCCACCACGCCCGAGAACCAGCGCGCCCGCGTGCTGGCGCGCGGCACCATGGACGAGCCGACCTTCAACATGATCATGCGCAAGCAAACGCCGGATGCCGAGAAACGGGCGCAAGCCGACACCGTCATCGACACCGAAACGCTGGACGGCGTGGCGGCGCAGGTGCAAGCTTTGGTCGAGCAGCTGAGGGCAGACCATGCGTGA
- a CDS encoding nitrate/nitrite transporter produces MSYSGWMGTLQFIRDNLKFLSAGFLLTFASCFGQTFFISIFAGEIMAEFDLTHGRWGAIYMVGTLASAAVMVWAGALTDRFRVRRLGGIVLGGMVAACAFMSINNSVWLLPLAVFALRLMGQGMLSHLAAVSMARWYVAARGRALAIASFGYLVGEALLPLIFVSALGFIGWRWSWGISAMAALALLPIMLMLLKAERTPQAVAEENQAVGLGGKHWTRNEVLRHWLFWLLVPLLIGPSTFGTAFFFHQVHLAEVKGWTHLQMVSLFPVYTVTSTIISVIAGFAIDRFGAGRVLPVLLIPVAVGFFIFSATATMLGAVIGVVLFGVSSGMNATAPSAFWAEYFGTRNLGSIKAMATAVMVLGSAIGPGLTGWVIDAGMNYSDQMAWVSLYFLIAAGMTFVGIWKAERGLVRI; encoded by the coding sequence GTGAGCTATAGCGGATGGATGGGCACGCTTCAGTTCATCCGCGACAACCTCAAATTCCTGTCAGCGGGCTTCCTGCTGACCTTCGCATCCTGTTTTGGTCAAACCTTCTTCATCTCGATCTTCGCAGGCGAGATCATGGCGGAGTTTGACCTGACCCACGGGCGTTGGGGCGCGATCTATATGGTGGGCACGCTGGCCTCCGCCGCCGTGATGGTCTGGGCGGGCGCGTTGACCGACCGCTTCCGCGTGCGCCGTCTAGGCGGCATTGTGTTGGGCGGCATGGTCGCGGCCTGTGCATTCATGTCCATCAACAACTCGGTCTGGCTGCTGCCATTGGCCGTATTTGCGTTGCGGTTGATGGGTCAGGGCATGCTGTCGCATCTGGCGGCGGTGTCTATGGCGCGCTGGTACGTCGCGGCGCGGGGCCGCGCCTTGGCGATTGCGTCTTTCGGCTATCTGGTTGGGGAGGCGCTGCTGCCGCTTATCTTCGTCTCCGCGCTGGGGTTCATCGGCTGGCGCTGGTCGTGGGGCATCTCTGCCATGGCGGCTTTGGCGCTGCTGCCGATCATGCTGATGCTGCTGAAAGCCGAACGCACGCCGCAAGCCGTGGCGGAAGAAAACCAAGCAGTCGGCCTAGGCGGCAAACACTGGACCCGAAACGAGGTGCTGCGCCATTGGCTGTTCTGGCTGCTGGTCCCGTTGCTCATAGGCCCGTCCACATTCGGCACCGCGTTCTTCTTCCACCAGGTGCATCTGGCCGAGGTCAAAGGCTGGACGCATCTGCAAATGGTTAGCCTGTTCCCCGTCTACACGGTGACCTCCACCATCATTTCTGTTATCGCAGGCTTCGCCATCGACCGCTTCGGCGCGGGCCGCGTGTTGCCGGTCCTGCTGATCCCCGTGGCGGTCGGGTTCTTCATCTTCTCCGCCACCGCGACGATGCTGGGGGCTGTTATCGGAGTGGTCCTGTTCGGCGTTTCCAGCGGCATGAACGCCACCGCGCCCTCCGCCTTCTGGGCCGAGTATTTCGGCACGCGCAACCTTGGGTCCATCAAAGCCATGGCCACCGCCGTGATGGTGCTGGGGTCCGCCATCGGGCCGGGGCTGACGGGTTGGGTGATTGACGCAGGGATGAACTATTCCGACCAGATGGCGTGGGTGTCTTTGTATTTTTTGATTGCGGCGGGGATGACGTTTGTGGGGATTTGGAAGGCGGAACGCGGGTTGGTTAGGATTTGA
- a CDS encoding DM13 domain-containing protein: protein MTTRRTVLQGFAALSALAAAPAAFAGGHGRLGKFKGASNHITTGTAEIADGKVNLLGDFTFDGAPDPKIALGKDGYDPKTLMGLLKSNKGASSYTIPAGVNPDDYNEVWVWCEKFNVPLGVAKLN, encoded by the coding sequence ATGACCACCCGCCGCACCGTACTTCAGGGCTTTGCAGCCCTTTCCGCATTGGCCGCTGCGCCAGCCGCTTTCGCCGGTGGCCATGGTCGCCTGGGCAAATTCAAAGGCGCAAGCAACCACATCACCACAGGCACGGCCGAGATTGCCGACGGCAAAGTGAACCTGCTGGGTGACTTTACCTTCGATGGCGCGCCTGATCCGAAGATTGCGCTGGGCAAGGACGGGTATGATCCCAAGACGCTGATGGGCCTTTTGAAGTCCAACAAGGGTGCATCCAGCTACACCATTCCTGCCGGCGTCAACCCCGACGACTACAACGAGGTTTGGGTCTGGTGCGAAAAGTTCAACGTGCCTTTGGGCGTCGCCAAACTGAACTAA
- the secB gene encoding protein-export chaperone SecB: protein MAEENGAAAAQPTPPKMQVVAQFIKDMSFENIAAQKGLGEGDNTPDIQVQVNLDAKKRAQDNQYDITVKLEVSAKTKEGGKPIFLMELEYTGVFLVENVPDDQLHPFLLIECPRMLFPFIRRIVSDVTRDGGFPPLNLENIDFLALYRNELARRAAAENTAPAGTA, encoded by the coding sequence ATGGCCGAAGAAAACGGCGCCGCCGCCGCGCAGCCAACCCCACCAAAGATGCAGGTGGTGGCTCAGTTCATCAAGGATATGAGCTTTGAAAACATCGCCGCCCAAAAGGGCCTCGGCGAAGGCGACAACACGCCTGACATTCAGGTTCAGGTCAATCTCGACGCTAAAAAGCGGGCGCAGGACAATCAGTACGACATCACGGTCAAGCTGGAAGTGAGCGCAAAGACCAAGGAAGGCGGCAAGCCGATCTTCCTGATGGAGCTGGAATATACGGGTGTCTTCCTTGTAGAGAACGTGCCGGATGATCAATTGCACCCGTTCCTGCTGATCGAATGCCCGCGCATGTTGTTCCCGTTCATCCGCCGCATCGTTTCTGATGTGACCCGCGATGGTGGCTTCCCGCCGCTTAACCTGGAAAACATCGACTTCCTGGCGCTCTACCGCAATGAGCTTGCCCGCCGTGCGGCCGCCGAAAATACGGCTCCGGCCGGCACTGCCTAG
- a CDS encoding Tim44/TimA family putative adaptor protein, translating to MSGNMIELLVLAGIAVFLILRLKNVLGTREGFEKPPLPMPGQKDTASQARAGFEVIDGGPDRDITDHVPEDSSAADALGKMKAAEPSFNVGDFLGGAKGAYEMILMAFENGDIDDIAPFLSKDVFDTFQEVIDLREKEGLSVDANFVGVREMSLLDADFNEDTKEGELKIRFVGELTSVVRDSAGDIVEGNLNEVKRQKDIWTFERIMGSDNPNWQLVATGE from the coding sequence ATGAGCGGCAATATGATCGAACTCCTTGTTTTGGCCGGTATCGCGGTCTTCCTTATCCTGCGACTTAAGAATGTGCTTGGCACGCGAGAAGGCTTTGAGAAGCCGCCATTGCCGATGCCCGGTCAAAAAGACACCGCCTCGCAAGCGCGCGCCGGGTTTGAAGTCATCGACGGCGGCCCCGACCGTGACATTACCGACCACGTGCCGGAAGACAGCTCTGCCGCGGACGCGCTTGGCAAGATGAAAGCGGCCGAGCCGTCTTTCAACGTCGGCGATTTCCTTGGTGGCGCCAAAGGCGCGTATGAAATGATCCTGATGGCGTTTGAAAATGGCGACATCGACGATATCGCGCCGTTCCTGTCCAAGGACGTGTTCGACACCTTCCAGGAGGTGATCGACCTGCGCGAAAAAGAGGGGCTGTCGGTTGACGCCAACTTCGTGGGCGTGCGCGAAATGTCCCTGCTGGACGCCGATTTCAACGAAGACACCAAAGAGGGCGAGCTGAAGATCCGCTTCGTGGGTGAGCTGACATCGGTGGTGCGCGACAGCGCTGGCGACATTGTCGAGGGTAACCTCAACGAGGTGAAGCGCCAGAAAGACATCTGGACGTTCGAGCGGATCATGGGCTCCGACAACCCCAACTGGCAGCTTGTCGCCACAGGCGAATAG
- the dnaQ gene encoding DNA polymerase III subunit epsilon, giving the protein MREIVLDTETTGFEPAEGDRIVEIGAVELQGHMPTGRVYHQYINPRRDMPAGAFEIHGIGPDLLVPPQPAGPGQVNLKDKPVFEDIAQAFLDFVGDAKLVIHNAAFDMKFLNAELGWCNKPLLPNDQALDTLAIARKNFPGSPASLDALCRRFGIDNSARDKHGALLDSEILAEVYLELIGGRQPDFGLASSGEQSVEAGGDSWRPQPRPAPLGSKITDAERAAHAEFLGQLGDAPMWKNFN; this is encoded by the coding sequence ATGCGTGAGATTGTACTCGACACTGAGACCACGGGATTTGAACCGGCCGAGGGAGACCGCATTGTCGAGATTGGCGCGGTCGAGCTGCAGGGCCACATGCCCACGGGCCGAGTTTATCACCAATACATCAACCCCCGCCGCGACATGCCCGCAGGCGCATTTGAAATTCACGGCATCGGCCCCGATCTGCTGGTTCCGCCGCAGCCCGCCGGGCCGGGGCAGGTCAACCTGAAAGACAAGCCGGTCTTTGAAGACATCGCGCAAGCGTTTCTGGATTTTGTAGGAGACGCCAAGCTGGTCATTCACAACGCCGCGTTTGACATGAAATTCCTCAACGCCGAGCTGGGCTGGTGCAACAAGCCGCTACTGCCAAACGACCAAGCCTTGGACACGCTGGCAATCGCGCGCAAAAACTTCCCCGGCTCGCCCGCGTCTTTGGACGCGCTGTGCCGCCGGTTTGGCATCGACAACTCCGCCCGCGACAAACACGGCGCGCTGTTGGACAGCGAAATTCTGGCCGAGGTGTATCTGGAGTTGATCGGCGGACGGCAACCTGATTTTGGTCTGGCGTCATCGGGTGAGCAAAGCGTGGAAGCCGGCGGCGACAGTTGGCGGCCGCAACCAAGGCCCGCGCCATTGGGATCAAAGATCACCGATGCGGAACGCGCCGCGCATGCGGAGTTTCTTGGCCAACTGGGTGATGCGCCAATGTGGAAGAATTTCAACTAG
- a CDS encoding Smr/MutS family protein, producing MSRRKPRGLNPDEKELWSRVTETAVPIRTSQTLFVDKPVTVPAPKTVPTKLQKFQIGQKAKPTQTAVPAPQTPVAMDKKAFGKMKRGKISPDATIDLHGMTQEQAHPALVSTILNAHAAGKRLVLVVTGKGKVRDDGGPIPVRTGILKHAVPQWLRQAPLNAVILQTNQASQNHGGSGALYVYLRRKR from the coding sequence ATGTCGCGCCGCAAACCCCGGGGGCTGAACCCCGACGAAAAAGAGCTCTGGTCCCGCGTGACCGAGACCGCCGTCCCCATCCGCACCTCCCAGACGCTGTTCGTTGACAAGCCCGTCACAGTACCGGCGCCAAAAACCGTTCCGACGAAACTGCAGAAATTCCAGATCGGTCAGAAAGCGAAGCCCACGCAAACCGCAGTGCCCGCGCCGCAAACGCCGGTTGCGATGGACAAGAAGGCATTTGGCAAAATGAAGCGCGGCAAGATCAGCCCGGACGCGACAATCGACCTGCACGGCATGACGCAGGAACAGGCGCACCCCGCCTTGGTCTCCACCATCCTGAACGCGCATGCGGCTGGCAAACGTTTGGTTTTGGTGGTCACGGGGAAGGGGAAGGTGCGCGACGACGGAGGCCCCATCCCCGTGCGCACTGGCATCCTAAAGCACGCGGTCCCCCAGTGGCTGCGTCAGGCCCCGCTGAATGCGGTGATCTTGCAGACCAACCAAGCCAGCCAAAACCACGGCGGGTCAGGGGCGCTGTATGTGTATTTGCGGCGGAAGCGATAA
- a CDS encoding FxsA family protein: MWLFLLFVTIPIIEIALFIQVGGWLGLWPTLGIVVLTAIMGTWLVRAQGLQAMSNIKSNLNDLRDPTESLAHGAMILASGLLLLTPGFFTDAVGFALLVPPIRLALFHAIRSRVKVQSFVNAGPPPQHSPGGDVIDGDFVDLDDGPTHAPKGPPSGWTRH; this comes from the coding sequence ATGTGGCTGTTTCTGCTCTTTGTCACCATCCCGATCATCGAGATCGCGCTGTTCATTCAGGTCGGCGGATGGTTGGGGCTGTGGCCCACATTGGGGATCGTCGTTTTGACCGCAATCATGGGGACATGGCTGGTGCGCGCGCAGGGGTTGCAGGCGATGTCCAACATAAAGAGCAACCTTAACGATCTGCGTGACCCAACGGAAAGCCTGGCCCATGGCGCGATGATCCTCGCCTCCGGCCTGCTGCTGCTGACACCCGGCTTTTTCACCGATGCCGTTGGCTTTGCGCTGCTGGTGCCGCCGATCCGGCTGGCGCTGTTCCATGCCATCCGCTCGCGCGTCAAGGTTCAAAGCTTTGTGAACGCAGGTCCGCCCCCGCAGCACAGCCCTGGCGGCGATGTGATCGACGGGGATTTTGTTGATCTGGATGACGGGCCAACCCACGCCCCGAAGGGTCCGCCGTCAGGTTGGACTCGCCATTGA